One genomic region from Bradyrhizobium icense encodes:
- the pqqA gene encoding pyrroloquinoline quinone precursor peptide PqqA, translating to MSWKTPKIVEVSVGMEINMYACAARK from the coding sequence ATGAGTTGGAAGACTCCGAAGATCGTCGAAGTGTCGGTGGGCATGGAAATCAACATGTACGCCTGCGCGGCGCGTAAATAG
- a CDS encoding pentapeptide repeat-containing protein, whose amino-acid sequence MKRSIGTAVFGFALVAITATAQDMMRHVDLSSPDMVSAELTRGEVEATVAAATIAAPADFTGKRLSGLDLSGINLSGAIFRAARLNKTKLAGAKLDRAILDQAWLLEADLTGASLRSANLFASQMARARLDGADLSQARIAADLTGASLVGASIAEANLGADMRNQSMGLMRAVLKSAKLERLNARGADLSRVDLEFAVLKGSDLTGASLKGAQLGGADLTGITVVDTDFEGADLDTARLIAPIGLDRARNFGKAKNRDRLIRQ is encoded by the coding sequence ATGAAACGCTCGATCGGAACTGCAGTCTTTGGTTTTGCTCTTGTAGCCATAACGGCAACCGCGCAGGACATGATGCGTCATGTTGACCTGTCTTCACCCGATATGGTCTCAGCCGAATTGACCCGCGGAGAGGTCGAGGCCACGGTCGCTGCGGCGACCATCGCCGCGCCCGCCGATTTCACCGGGAAGAGATTATCCGGCCTGGACTTGTCGGGAATCAATCTGTCCGGCGCAATCTTCCGCGCGGCACGGCTCAACAAGACGAAACTTGCCGGCGCCAAACTCGACCGCGCCATCCTCGACCAGGCATGGCTACTGGAAGCGGACCTCACTGGTGCAAGCCTCAGGAGCGCAAACCTGTTCGCTTCACAGATGGCTCGCGCCCGCCTCGACGGCGCCGATCTTTCGCAAGCGCGCATCGCTGCCGATCTCACCGGCGCGAGCCTCGTCGGAGCTTCGATCGCGGAAGCAAATCTGGGCGCCGACATGCGTAACCAGTCGATGGGGCTGATGCGCGCGGTGCTGAAATCGGCCAAGCTGGAACGCCTGAACGCGCGCGGCGCCGACCTGTCTCGTGTCGATCTCGAATTTGCGGTGCTGAAGGGCAGCGACCTCACCGGTGCTTCTCTCAAGGGTGCTCAGCTCGGCGGGGCCGACCTGACTGGCATCACTGTCGTCGACACGGATTTCGAGGGTGCCGATCTCGATACGGCCCGGTTGATCGCCCCAATCGGTCTCGATCGGGCAAGAAACTTCGGTAAAGCAAAAAATCGAGACCGCCTGATCAGGCAATGA
- a CDS encoding ABC transporter ATP-binding protein: MRLEVDIASKTFKSAAGEQHDVIAGVAFALDAGEVGVLVGPSGCGKSTMLRILAGLDPDFQGRVSRPAGARIGFVFQEPRLLPWRSVEENVRLAAPGADDAKLSALFEVLELKAHRNHFPGELSVGLARRVALARAFAVEPELLILDEPLASLDTALASRLRDEIAMLVDGRSMITLLVTHDVDDAVRLGDRVILLSPRPARVLAQLPIRTPRSARGEVEIAAIKSEIVRRIYGCPTQQDAP; the protein is encoded by the coding sequence GTGCGGCTTGAGGTCGATATCGCCAGCAAGACGTTCAAGAGCGCGGCGGGCGAACAGCACGACGTGATCGCGGGCGTTGCCTTTGCACTTGATGCAGGCGAGGTCGGTGTATTGGTTGGCCCATCCGGCTGCGGCAAGAGTACGATGCTCCGGATTCTCGCCGGCCTGGACCCCGACTTTCAAGGGCGCGTCTCGCGACCCGCCGGCGCGCGGATCGGCTTCGTGTTCCAGGAGCCGCGGCTGTTGCCGTGGCGGTCGGTCGAGGAGAATGTGCGACTTGCCGCGCCTGGCGCCGACGACGCGAAGCTTTCAGCACTCTTCGAAGTTCTTGAGCTGAAGGCACATCGCAACCATTTTCCCGGCGAGTTGTCGGTCGGCCTCGCGCGGCGCGTGGCGCTTGCCCGCGCCTTCGCCGTCGAGCCGGAATTGCTCATTCTCGACGAACCGCTCGCCTCGCTGGATACCGCCCTTGCGAGCCGCTTGCGCGATGAGATCGCCATGTTGGTGGACGGTCGCTCCATGATAACGCTGCTGGTCACCCACGATGTGGACGACGCGGTTCGTCTCGGCGATCGCGTAATCCTGCTGTCACCGCGCCCGGCCCGGGTTCTCGCGCAGCTACCCATCCGCACGCCGCGAAGCGCACGCGGAGAGGTCGAGATCGCCGCAATCAAATCGGAAATCGTGCGGCGGATCTATGGCTGTCCCACCCAGCAGGATGCGCCGTAG
- a CDS encoding ABC transporter permease: MARLLSFAMFLAIWWIASLFAGDAKLPPPPTVLTAMIAEARSGNLFFHLGATLARVALAFTLAMALGAAIGYLMGRVRLADRLCDPWLILLLNLPALVVIVLAYIWAGLTEVAAIAAIAINKLPTAVVTLREGARALDAALDEMATVFALPRWSRFRHVILPQLSPYIAAAARSGLSLVWKIVLVAELLGRPNGVGFEIGVAFQLFDIPLLLAYSLSFAAVVLLIETLLVQPFEARVSRWRPRAA; encoded by the coding sequence GTGGCGCGCCTGCTGTCATTCGCCATGTTCCTTGCAATCTGGTGGATCGCCTCGCTGTTTGCCGGCGACGCGAAGCTGCCACCTCCCCCCACCGTGCTCACTGCCATGATTGCGGAAGCCAGGTCGGGTAACCTGTTCTTCCATCTCGGCGCGACGTTGGCGCGCGTTGCGCTCGCCTTCACGCTGGCGATGGCTCTGGGCGCGGCCATCGGATACCTGATGGGCCGGGTACGGCTTGCCGATCGGCTGTGCGATCCTTGGCTGATCCTGCTGCTCAATCTGCCGGCGCTCGTGGTCATCGTGCTCGCCTACATCTGGGCTGGATTGACTGAAGTCGCCGCAATTGCGGCAATCGCCATCAACAAACTCCCGACCGCCGTCGTTACGCTCCGCGAGGGCGCGCGCGCCCTCGATGCGGCGCTGGACGAAATGGCGACGGTATTTGCATTGCCGCGCTGGAGCAGGTTCCGACACGTCATTTTGCCGCAACTGTCGCCCTATATCGCAGCCGCCGCACGATCAGGACTTTCCCTGGTCTGGAAGATCGTACTTGTTGCGGAATTGCTCGGGCGTCCGAACGGTGTCGGTTTCGAGATTGGCGTAGCGTTCCAGCTATTCGACATTCCGCTACTGCTTGCCTACTCGCTGAGCTTCGCCGCGGTCGTGCTCCTCATTGAAACCTTGCTGGTGCAGCCGTTTGAGGCCCGGGTATCCCGGTGGCGTCCCCGTGCGGCTTGA
- a CDS encoding ABC transporter substrate-binding protein codes for MKLFVRMLLATIVLVSLGTRGSAEALRVAVQKTGTFAWELAVIRAHGLDKQANLSVEVLELASPEAGKIALRAGNADIVVTDWLWVSRERGLGAKLTFYPYSSALGAVMVPASSPIRTLADLKGRKLAVAGGPIDKNWLLLRAWLKRDGIDLKSDATIAYGAPPLLAAKTLSGEMDATVNYWNFCAALEAKGFRRVAGIEDLLPKLGAKGRTAMLGYVFDEKWANANQDKIARFIAMTRAAKEILSTTDAEWEKIAPLTGAPDAETLRVYRDRYREGIPRRPIADEEADARILYRVLAEIGGHELVGPVPELDAGTFYHAIPGD; via the coding sequence ATGAAACTCTTTGTTCGCATGCTCCTTGCTACGATTGTCTTGGTCTCGCTCGGCACGCGCGGCAGCGCTGAAGCCTTGCGCGTTGCAGTGCAGAAGACCGGAACATTCGCCTGGGAACTGGCAGTGATCCGCGCGCACGGCCTCGACAAGCAGGCCAACCTTTCCGTTGAGGTTCTCGAACTGGCGAGCCCTGAGGCGGGCAAGATCGCGCTTCGTGCCGGCAACGCCGACATTGTCGTCACTGACTGGCTTTGGGTGTCGCGCGAGCGCGGGCTTGGCGCCAAACTGACATTCTATCCCTATTCGAGCGCGCTCGGCGCGGTGATGGTCCCTGCCTCATCGCCGATCCGGACCCTGGCCGATCTCAAGGGCCGCAAGCTCGCCGTCGCGGGCGGTCCGATCGACAAGAACTGGCTGTTGTTGCGGGCGTGGTTGAAGCGGGACGGCATCGACCTGAAATCGGACGCGACAATCGCTTACGGGGCGCCACCGCTGCTGGCTGCGAAGACGCTCAGCGGCGAAATGGATGCCACCGTGAACTACTGGAATTTCTGCGCGGCGCTGGAAGCGAAGGGCTTCCGCCGCGTCGCCGGCATCGAGGACCTGCTGCCGAAACTCGGCGCCAAAGGCCGCACCGCGATGCTCGGCTACGTCTTCGACGAAAAATGGGCGAACGCAAACCAGGACAAAATTGCCCGCTTCATAGCCATGACCCGCGCGGCGAAAGAGATCCTGTCGACCACGGATGCGGAGTGGGAGAAAATTGCGCCGCTGACCGGCGCTCCAGACGCCGAAACGTTGCGCGTCTATCGTGATCGCTATCGGGAGGGAATTCCGCGTCGGCCGATCGCAGACGAAGAAGCCGACGCGCGCATTCTCTATCGCGTGCTGGCTGAAATCGGCGGCCACGAGCTTGTCGGGCCGGTGCCTGAACTGGATGCCGGAACATTCTATCACGCGATCCCGGGAGATTGA
- a CDS encoding quinoprotein dehydrogenase-associated SoxYZ-like carrier, which yields MPETIFRLCVVVGLLLSGSPLAFAATPDPWPGLVQDIFNNRPMNDGSDVIAIEMPARAEDAAIVPVTLRTKLPASDGRQVLSITLVIDQNPAPMAAKFQLGPDAKVPEISTRVRVNNYTDVHAVAELSDGQLYMAKTYVKASGGCSAPAAKNADEAKARLGQMRYRQFAKAGEGPATGVREAQIMIGHPNNSGLQMDQVTHLYVPAFFINELRLWQDDSLVLTMEGGISISEDPNIRFTYVSNGAKSFRAEAKDTEGRVFQREWKIDDSGI from the coding sequence ATGCCCGAAACTATCTTCCGCTTGTGCGTCGTCGTTGGCTTGCTGCTGTCTGGCTCGCCGCTAGCATTTGCGGCAACGCCGGATCCCTGGCCTGGCCTGGTTCAGGACATCTTCAACAATCGTCCGATGAACGATGGCAGCGACGTCATTGCCATCGAAATGCCGGCCCGCGCCGAGGATGCCGCAATCGTGCCGGTGACGTTACGAACGAAGCTGCCAGCCAGTGACGGCCGGCAGGTGCTGAGCATTACGCTGGTCATCGACCAGAACCCTGCGCCGATGGCGGCAAAATTCCAGCTCGGGCCGGACGCCAAGGTCCCGGAAATCTCCACCCGTGTCCGCGTCAACAATTACACCGATGTCCATGCGGTGGCCGAACTCAGCGACGGCCAACTCTATATGGCCAAGACGTATGTAAAGGCGTCCGGCGGATGCTCGGCACCTGCCGCCAAGAACGCCGACGAGGCCAAGGCCAGGCTCGGCCAGATGCGCTACCGGCAGTTCGCGAAGGCTGGCGAAGGCCCTGCCACCGGCGTCCGCGAGGCCCAGATCATGATCGGCCATCCCAATAATTCCGGCCTGCAGATGGATCAGGTCACACATCTGTATGTTCCGGCATTCTTCATCAATGAACTGCGGCTCTGGCAGGACGACAGCCTGGTGTTGACGATGGAGGGTGGCATTTCAATTTCGGAAGATCCCAATATCCGGTTCACCTACGTCTCGAATGGCGCGAAAAGTTTCCGCGCCGAGGCAAAGGACACCGAGGGACGCGTCTTCCAGCGCGAATGGAAGATCGACGATTCCGGAATTTGA
- a CDS encoding quinoprotein relay system zinc metallohydrolase 2 — protein MAYPAWIIAALAMIATSTASFAQQQELPVNSIADGVFVHNGQTAQMKRENAGAIANVGFIIGEDAVAVIDTGGSLREGRQLLAAIRARTDKPIRYVINTHGHPDHIFGNGAFVQDETTFVGHANLPRALAARGQFYLDAFRRTMGDQLIDEIRIVPPTLLVSGTLKLDLGGRTLALRAWPAAHSDCDLTVLDEKTGTLFAGDLVFLVHTPVLDGSIRGWLAVIGELATLPAQRVVPGHGPVSGWPAALADERRYLETLASDVRGLVARGEPIKAAAGTAASSERTRWELFDDFNARNATAAFSEIEWE, from the coding sequence ATGGCTTATCCCGCATGGATCATTGCCGCGCTCGCGATGATCGCGACGAGCACAGCTTCGTTCGCCCAGCAACAGGAGCTGCCCGTCAACTCCATTGCCGATGGCGTATTCGTACACAACGGCCAGACCGCGCAGATGAAGCGCGAGAACGCGGGCGCGATTGCCAATGTAGGCTTTATCATCGGCGAGGACGCGGTCGCCGTGATCGATACCGGCGGCAGCCTTCGCGAGGGACGGCAATTGCTGGCAGCCATTCGCGCCCGGACCGACAAGCCGATCCGCTACGTCATCAATACGCACGGCCACCCTGATCACATCTTCGGCAACGGCGCTTTCGTGCAGGACGAAACGACGTTTGTCGGCCACGCGAACCTGCCGCGCGCGCTGGCTGCGCGCGGTCAATTCTATCTCGACGCATTTCGCCGCACGATGGGCGATCAGTTGATCGACGAAATACGCATCGTGCCGCCAACGCTGCTCGTCAGCGGCACGCTCAAGCTCGATCTCGGCGGGCGAACCCTCGCCTTACGGGCGTGGCCCGCCGCGCACAGCGATTGCGATCTCACCGTGCTCGATGAAAAGACCGGAACCCTGTTCGCGGGCGACCTCGTGTTTCTCGTCCATACGCCCGTGCTGGACGGCAGCATCCGCGGCTGGCTGGCCGTCATCGGTGAACTCGCCACCCTGCCCGCGCAGCGCGTGGTTCCTGGTCACGGTCCCGTGAGCGGATGGCCGGCCGCCCTCGCCGACGAGCGTCGTTATCTCGAAACTCTGGCCTCGGACGTACGCGGGCTCGTCGCCCGCGGCGAGCCGATAAAGGCCGCGGCAGGCACGGCAGCGAGCTCCGAGCGAACCCGGTGGGAATTGTTCGACGACTTCAACGCCCGCAACGCAACCGCGGCATTTTCGGAAATTGAATGGGAATAG
- a CDS encoding substrate-binding domain-containing protein gives MTRARQKRWLAISTLVMLAVFFGRDVARAQIKEGGDLSIELIDPKVLRVCADPHNLPFSNDKGEGFENKLAELFAEKLHKKLDYMYFPQATGFVRMTLGAHRCDVIMGFPQGDDLVQGTNPYYRTAYALVAKKGSGLDEVTTLEDERLKGKHIGVVAGTPPATNMAVNGLMANAKPYHLMVDTRLESSAEAMIADLMSGKIDAGILWGPMAGFYAKKANPPLHVTPLVKEKSGPRLAYRIGMGVRAADQNWKRQLNRLIQENQSAVNKILLDFGVPLLDDNDRPIGAEAATKTP, from the coding sequence ATGACACGTGCCAGACAGAAGCGCTGGCTGGCGATTTCAACCTTGGTGATGCTCGCGGTGTTCTTCGGGCGCGATGTTGCGCGCGCGCAGATCAAGGAAGGCGGCGATCTGTCGATTGAGCTCATCGATCCCAAGGTGCTGCGCGTCTGCGCCGACCCGCACAATTTGCCGTTTTCCAACGACAAGGGCGAGGGTTTCGAGAACAAGCTCGCCGAACTGTTCGCCGAGAAACTGCACAAGAAACTGGACTACATGTACTTCCCGCAGGCGACAGGCTTCGTCCGGATGACGCTTGGCGCCCATCGTTGCGACGTCATCATGGGCTTTCCTCAGGGCGACGACCTCGTTCAGGGCACCAATCCCTATTACCGCACCGCCTACGCGCTGGTCGCCAAGAAGGGCAGCGGCCTCGACGAAGTGACCACGCTGGAAGACGAGCGTCTCAAGGGCAAGCATATCGGCGTCGTGGCCGGAACACCGCCTGCCACGAATATGGCGGTCAACGGCCTGATGGCGAATGCCAAACCGTATCATTTGATGGTCGATACCCGTTTGGAGTCGTCAGCGGAGGCCATGATAGCCGACCTGATGTCCGGTAAGATCGACGCCGGCATTCTCTGGGGGCCGATGGCGGGCTTCTATGCGAAGAAGGCGAACCCGCCGCTCCATGTCACGCCCCTCGTGAAGGAAAAGTCAGGCCCTCGATTGGCGTACCGTATCGGCATGGGAGTGCGTGCCGCCGACCAGAACTGGAAGCGGCAGCTCAATCGCCTGATCCAGGAAAACCAGTCGGCCGTCAACAAGATACTCCTGGATTTCGGCGTGCCCTTGCTCGACGACAACGACCGGCCGATCGGCGCGGAGGCGGCAACCAAAACGCCATGA
- a CDS encoding PQQ-dependent catabolism-associated CXXCW motif protein, with product MRAALAGLILAAFPFVVSTFAQEKPPEPEGYRMEDYRAPVPATLAGVRVLTTAEAEAIWRANAGAFIDVMPRAPKPQNLPEGTIWRDQPRLNIPGSVWLPDTGYGKLAGVTEDYLRRGLVRATAGNNAALVVIYCLADCWMSWNAAKRILTYGYSNVAWYPDGTDGWERAGLALAESHPEPRTGGETASPR from the coding sequence ATGAGAGCAGCGCTCGCAGGCCTGATCCTTGCGGCATTCCCATTCGTCGTCTCGACCTTCGCGCAGGAGAAGCCTCCCGAGCCCGAGGGGTACCGCATGGAAGATTACCGTGCGCCGGTTCCTGCGACCCTTGCCGGTGTACGCGTGCTGACCACCGCAGAGGCCGAGGCGATCTGGCGCGCCAATGCCGGCGCATTCATCGACGTAATGCCTCGCGCACCGAAGCCGCAAAATCTCCCCGAAGGCACCATCTGGCGCGATCAGCCGCGGCTCAACATTCCCGGCAGCGTGTGGCTGCCGGACACCGGCTACGGAAAGCTAGCCGGCGTAACGGAAGACTATCTGCGGCGCGGGCTTGTCCGCGCGACGGCGGGCAACAATGCTGCGCTGGTGGTGATCTACTGTCTTGCCGATTGCTGGATGTCCTGGAACGCGGCCAAGCGCATCCTCACTTACGGCTATTCCAACGTGGCGTGGTACCCTGACGGGACCGACGGATGGGAACGGGCCGGTCTGGCGCTGGCAGAGTCGCATCCGGAGCCGCGGACAGGCGGGGAGACCGCATCGCCGCGTTAG
- a CDS encoding ABC transporter permease, whose protein sequence is MTSAAITPIQRGFSLTEYLTCLNGIVWREALRFLHQRERFISALVRPLVWLFIFATGFRQVLGLSIIPPYETYILYEVYIAPGLMAMIQLFNGMQSSLSMVYDREMGNMRTLLVSPLPRWFLLSCKLLAGTAVSLLQVYAFLLIAWFWDIAPPPAGYLTVLPALVLSGLMLGALGMLISSGIKQLENFAGVMNFVIFPMFFASSALYPLWRILESSPMLYYVCLFNPFTHAVELIRFALYGQMNWIALAVVGGCTIAFMIGAIFAYDPSRGLIRRGPAGGET, encoded by the coding sequence ATGACATCGGCAGCCATAACGCCAATCCAGCGCGGCTTCTCGCTCACCGAATACCTTACATGCCTGAACGGCATTGTGTGGCGCGAGGCGCTTCGCTTCCTGCATCAGCGCGAGCGCTTCATCTCGGCGCTGGTGCGGCCTCTGGTGTGGCTGTTCATCTTCGCCACGGGCTTCCGCCAGGTGCTAGGCCTCTCCATCATCCCGCCATATGAGACCTACATCCTTTACGAGGTCTACATCGCGCCCGGCCTGATGGCGATGATCCAGCTCTTCAACGGCATGCAGTCCTCGCTCTCCATGGTCTACGACCGCGAGATGGGCAATATGCGGACCTTGCTGGTGAGTCCGCTGCCGCGATGGTTTCTGTTGTCCTGCAAGCTTCTGGCGGGAACCGCGGTCTCGCTGCTTCAGGTCTATGCCTTCCTGCTGATCGCCTGGTTCTGGGATATCGCGCCGCCGCCGGCCGGCTATCTCACGGTGCTGCCGGCGCTGGTCCTCTCAGGCCTCATGCTCGGCGCGCTCGGCATGCTGATCTCTTCTGGCATCAAGCAGCTCGAGAACTTTGCGGGCGTGATGAACTTTGTCATCTTTCCGATGTTCTTCGCTTCCTCGGCGCTCTATCCGCTGTGGCGCATCCTGGAAAGCAGCCCGATGCTCTACTATGTCTGCCTATTCAATCCGTTCACGCATGCCGTTGAGCTGATACGTTTTGCGCTGTATGGGCAAATGAACTGGATCGCGCTCGCGGTCGTCGGCGGCTGCACGATCGCCTTCATGATCGGCGCCATCTTTGCCTACGATCCGTCGCGCGGCCTGATCCGCCGCGGGCCGGCCGGAGGCGAGACATGA
- a CDS encoding ABC transporter ATP-binding protein codes for MTATDAFSAGQNSQGFPPRPDAGERPALSIEGVSHAYGIRRALIDIGFTVAPASFTALLGLNGAGKSTLFSLITRLFGIQHGRIGIFGHDVAQTPGEALRLLGVVFQPRTLDLDLSVTQNLLYHAALHGIRRRDARARSGEVLARIGLADRAGSKVRDLSGGQMRRLEIARALLHRPRLLLLDEATVGLDVKARADILNHVRQLVAEQGISVLWATHLFDEIGSNDDLVVLHQGRVLAQGKVARVIADAGGSDINTAFMRLTGSSAQSGSETP; via the coding sequence ATGACGGCCACTGACGCCTTTTCCGCCGGTCAGAACTCGCAGGGTTTCCCTCCCCGACCCGATGCCGGGGAGAGGCCTGCGCTGTCGATCGAAGGCGTCAGCCATGCCTATGGCATCCGGCGCGCGCTGATCGACATCGGCTTCACCGTCGCACCGGCGAGTTTCACCGCGTTGCTCGGCCTGAACGGCGCCGGCAAGAGCACCCTGTTCTCGCTGATCACGCGGCTGTTCGGTATCCAGCATGGTCGTATCGGGATTTTCGGCCATGACGTCGCGCAGACGCCCGGCGAAGCCTTGCGGCTGCTCGGCGTGGTGTTTCAGCCGCGCACGCTTGATCTCGACCTCTCGGTGACGCAAAACCTGCTTTATCACGCCGCCCTGCATGGCATCCGCAGGCGCGATGCGCGCGCGCGCAGCGGTGAGGTGCTGGCGCGCATCGGCCTTGCCGACCGCGCCGGCAGCAAGGTGCGCGATCTCTCCGGCGGCCAGATGCGGCGATTGGAAATCGCGCGGGCGCTGTTACATCGCCCGCGCCTGCTCCTGCTTGACGAGGCCACCGTCGGCCTCGACGTCAAAGCCCGCGCCGACATCCTCAACCACGTCCGCCAGCTCGTTGCCGAACAGGGAATAAGCGTGCTTTGGGCGACGCATCTGTTCGACGAGATCGGCTCGAACGACGATCTCGTCGTGCTGCATCAGGGCCGCGTACTGGCCCAAGGCAAGGTGGCGCGGGTCATCGCCGATGCGGGCGGCAGCGATATCAACACGGCGTTCATGCGGCTGACCGGCTCCAGCGCACAAAGCGGGAGCGAGACGCCATGA
- a CDS encoding YVTN family beta-propeller repeat protein has product MATPASAFIAYVSNEKSNTVSVIDTNNWAVTKTIKVGQRPRGIEFTRDGKFVFVAVGDDDSIQVIDVAKQEVVDTLPSGPDPELFALDAEGKILYVANENDNTVTIIDVEKRARLGEIQVGVEPEGMAISPDGKILINTSETTNMAHFIDTTTRQIVANVLVDARPRFAEFKRDNSEVWVSSEIGGTVSVIDPAKREVMKKITFEIPGLRSEAIQPVGIGMTKDGKTAFVALGPANRVAVVDATSHKVTKYLLVGQRVWQMAFTPDEKYLLVTNGVSNDVSVIDVAAQKVIKTIQVGELPWGVTIAQP; this is encoded by the coding sequence ATGGCGACCCCCGCCTCGGCCTTCATCGCCTATGTCTCCAACGAAAAGAGCAATACGGTATCCGTGATCGATACCAACAATTGGGCCGTCACCAAGACCATCAAGGTCGGCCAGCGGCCGCGCGGAATCGAGTTCACAAGAGACGGTAAGTTCGTATTCGTGGCCGTCGGCGATGACGACAGTATCCAGGTCATCGACGTTGCCAAACAGGAAGTCGTCGATACCCTGCCCTCGGGCCCGGATCCCGAGCTGTTCGCCCTGGATGCAGAAGGTAAGATCCTTTACGTCGCCAACGAAAACGACAATACGGTGACCATCATCGACGTCGAGAAGCGCGCACGTCTCGGCGAAATCCAGGTCGGCGTCGAACCGGAAGGCATGGCCATCAGTCCGGACGGCAAAATCCTGATCAATACGTCCGAGACCACCAACATGGCGCATTTCATCGACACCACGACGCGCCAGATCGTCGCCAACGTGCTGGTAGATGCGCGCCCGCGGTTCGCCGAGTTCAAGCGTGACAATTCCGAAGTATGGGTATCGTCCGAGATTGGCGGCACCGTCTCGGTGATCGACCCGGCGAAGCGGGAGGTGATGAAGAAGATTACATTCGAAATTCCCGGCCTGCGGAGCGAAGCCATCCAGCCGGTCGGCATCGGCATGACCAAGGACGGCAAAACCGCTTTCGTCGCGCTCGGGCCGGCCAATCGCGTTGCAGTCGTCGATGCCACCAGCCACAAGGTGACGAAGTATCTGCTGGTCGGTCAGCGGGTCTGGCAGATGGCATTCACGCCGGACGAGAAATATCTGCTGGTCACCAATGGCGTGTCGAACGACGTCTCGGTGATCGACGTCGCAGCCCAGAAGGTTATCAAGACGATCCAGGTCGGTGAGCTGCCCTGGGGTGTCACGATTGCACAACCATGA
- a CDS encoding ABC transporter substrate-binding protein, with product MIRWLVAAIGLGIAATPVLAADPIEIGIGYLGRAGIEPKLSLVELPAENDGVAGARLAIEDNNTTGKFLNQHFTLEEVRLKDNEDVAKAAAALAGHTGFIIADLPADDLLKAADALRDRGTLLLNTGAVDDRLREQDCRGNVIHVAPTRSMLADALAQYLVWKQWKRWLLVVGSHDRDKLYADALRRAATRFGAKIVQERTFEDTGGARRTDSGVTLIQRQIPVFTQQAPAYDVLVAADESEVFASYLPYRTWDPRPVAGSAGLVPTGWHAAQDQWGAIQLQNRFTKLNSRQMTALDMQAWTAARMIGEAASRTKSGDPKTISDFLKGPDFSIAAFKGRRLTLRDWNLQLRQPILLVDGRMVVSVSPQEGFLHQVSELDSLGVDRPETKCKLR from the coding sequence ATGATCCGATGGTTGGTCGCTGCGATCGGCTTGGGCATCGCGGCTACCCCCGTGCTCGCGGCCGACCCGATCGAGATCGGCATCGGTTATCTCGGCCGCGCCGGCATTGAACCAAAACTGTCTCTCGTCGAACTGCCGGCGGAGAACGATGGCGTTGCCGGCGCACGCCTTGCCATCGAGGACAACAACACCACGGGCAAGTTCCTCAATCAGCACTTCACGCTGGAAGAAGTCCGGCTCAAGGACAATGAGGATGTCGCTAAGGCCGCAGCCGCGCTTGCCGGCCACACCGGTTTCATCATCGCCGACCTTCCAGCGGACGATCTCTTGAAGGCGGCCGACGCGCTCCGCGATCGCGGAACGCTGCTGTTGAATACTGGCGCGGTCGACGATCGGCTGCGTGAACAGGATTGTCGCGGAAACGTAATTCATGTCGCGCCGACGCGCTCGATGCTCGCGGATGCGCTCGCGCAATATCTGGTGTGGAAGCAATGGAAACGCTGGCTGCTTGTCGTCGGCTCGCATGATCGGGACAAGCTCTACGCCGATGCATTGCGCCGCGCGGCCACGCGCTTCGGCGCCAAGATCGTTCAGGAGCGAACATTCGAAGATACCGGCGGCGCCCGCCGTACCGACAGCGGTGTTACCCTGATCCAGCGGCAAATACCGGTATTCACCCAGCAAGCGCCGGCCTATGACGTCCTCGTCGCGGCTGACGAAAGCGAGGTGTTCGCATCCTACCTGCCCTACAGGACTTGGGACCCGCGGCCGGTTGCCGGCTCGGCAGGGCTGGTCCCCACCGGTTGGCACGCCGCACAGGATCAATGGGGTGCGATCCAGCTCCAGAACCGTTTTACAAAACTGAATTCGCGACAGATGACGGCATTGGACATGCAGGCCTGGACCGCCGCGCGCATGATCGGCGAAGCGGCGTCGCGCACCAAGTCTGGCGATCCAAAGACGATTTCGGATTTCCTCAAAGGACCCGACTTTTCCATCGCGGCGTTCAAAGGTCGGCGGCTGACGCTGCGGGACTGGAATCTGCAGCTTCGTCAACCGATCCTGCTGGTCGATGGGCGCATGGTAGTGTCGGTCTCGCCGCAGGAAGGATTTCTGCACCAGGTGTCGGAGCTCGATTCGCTTGGCGTCGATCGACCGGAAACCAAGTGCAAGCTACGTTGA